In Corylus avellana chromosome ca2, CavTom2PMs-1.0, the following proteins share a genomic window:
- the LOC132168506 gene encoding uclacyanin 1-like, with protein sequence MMAGLKMAIVALVIISVSLGGKWVGVGAQVHHVVGGDRGWDRSSDVSSWPSDRIFRIGDKIWFTYSAAQESIAELKSKDEYESCDVSNPIKMYTDGLDTISLDEEGIRYFASSNLESCKNGLKLHVEVQPEGTPEIPKVSRSGSTVSAVAAGPTSGSAHLIGSFILLAIGFLCYIVGV encoded by the exons ATGATGGCGGGATTGAAGATGGCCATCGTTGCTCTGGTTATCATCTCGGTGAGCCTCGGAGGTAAATGGGTTGGAGTTGGAGCCCAAGTGCACCATGTGGTCGGAGGCGACCGTGGCTGGGACCGTTCTTCCGACGTCTCTTCCTGGCCCTCCGACAGAATCTTCCGGATCGGAGACAAAATCT GGTTCACGTACTCTGCAGCGCAGGAAAGCATCGCTGAGCTGAAAAGCAAGGACGAATACGAGTCGTGCGATGTAAGCAACCCTATCAAAATGTACACGGACGGCTTGGATACCATTTCGCTGGACGAGGAAGGGATCCGGTACTTCGCTAGCAGCAACCTTGAAAGCTGCAAGAACGGCCTGAAGTTACACGTGGAGGTGCAGCCGGAGGGTACACCTGAAATCCCAAAAGTTTCCAGGTCAGGGAGCACCGTTTCGGCCGTGGCCGCTGGGCCCACTTCTGGTTCGGCCCATCTCATTGGGAGCTTTATCTTGTTAGCCATTGGATTCCTTTGCTATATTGTAGGTGTCTAG